DNA sequence from the Candidatus Methanomethylicota archaeon genome:
TCATTTAAAATTATTTTCAATTCCGTGAGAGATTCGTATATTATCATGTCTCTCTGCAACAATTCATTTCCAATGGAGTTTGATTTCATGAAATCTATAAGCTCAGAAATAGCATTCTTTATATATGCAACATCCATCTTAACCTCTTCTATTGAACTCTCCATTTTAAACAATTTTGCTAATATCTCCTTATCACCCAAATGGGATCCCAAAATAAAAATCCCTATGAGATATTTCAAACCTATACTGGTTATAAGTGTAAAAGATAAATCTTAAAATAGAATTATAGGGGGAGATGTGGAGAGGGTTGCTCTAATATATGCTGAGGAGTATTTGAAGCATGAGACTGGTAGGCATATTGAGAGAGCTTCAAGGCTGATTAGGACTCTTGAGGTTCTAAAAAATGCGAAAATATATGAGGATAGAATTGTTGAGATTTTAAAACCTAGAAGGGCTCTTGAAGAAGAAGTGTTGGAAGTGCATTCTGAGAATTTATTGAGTAGAATAAAGAGTCTAGCATCCATGGGAGGAGGGAGGATAGCTCCAGATACTGTAGTTTCAAAATACTCATATGATGTTGCATTGCTAGCGGCTGGAGGTGGGTTAAGAGCCCTCGAATTGGTAAATGGGGGATTTTTTAAGAGGGTTTTTGTACTCTGTAGACCTCCGGGACATCATGCCGAGCATGATAGGGCGAAGGGATTCTGCTTAATAAATAACGTTGCCGTAACAGCTAAAAAGGCTTTAAAAATGGGGTTTAAGAGGGTCTTAATACTTGATTTTGATTCACATCATGGTGATGGAACACAAAAAATATTCTATGAAGACCCTAACGTTGTTTATGCATCAATACATCAAGATGGTAGGACATTATATCCAAGAACTGGAGATTTTAGGGAGGTAGGTGTAGGTGAAGGGGAGGGGTATAAGATAAATATCCCTCTTCCACCAGGATCAACAGGTACTATGGCTTTTAAATGCTTAAAGGAAGTTATACTGCCAATAATGGAAGAGTATAAGCCTGAAGTGATATTGGTGTCCGCTGGATATGAT
Encoded proteins:
- a CDS encoding histone deacetylase, which codes for MERVALIYAEEYLKHETGRHIERASRLIRTLEVLKNAKIYEDRIVEILKPRRALEEEVLEVHSENLLSRIKSLASMGGGRIAPDTVVSKYSYDVALLAAGGGLRALELVNGGFFKRVFVLCRPPGHHAEHDRAKGFCLINNVAVTAKKALKMGFKRVLILDFDSHHGDGTQKIFYEDPNVVYASIHQDGRTLYPRTGDFREVGVGEGEGYKINIPLPPGSTGTMAFKCLKEVILPIMEEYKPEVILVSAGYDGHWHDKNSDLMYTTETYYEFMREIVKCARKVNNGKIITLLEGGYDLKYMPYSILKTLEAMCEGNYWMVLERDPKLNTAEKRTVEILIKKARKVLSKYWNI